A DNA window from Hevea brasiliensis isolate MT/VB/25A 57/8 chromosome 2, ASM3005281v1, whole genome shotgun sequence contains the following coding sequences:
- the LOC110661011 gene encoding lysine histidine transporter-like 8: MGDAVLVSMSPEIWRNKADIPAISAPPSQLHCPSMTRSPLLDIAPKTPKSPLASRLMTPIASPTKKAIANVQCYLEEVGHFTKLDPQEAWLPITESRRGNAYHSAFHTLSSGIGVQALVLPLAFTTLGWTWGLAVLSLIFMWQLYTLWLLIQLHESESGMRYSRYLRLSMAAFGEKLGKLLALFPIMYLSGGTCVTLIMIGGGTMKVLYQIFCGETCNMKPLTTVEWYLLFTCSAIILAQLPNLNSIAVVSLIGAITAVSYCTLIWVVSIIQGRPMNISYDPPQEKFDMASLCSILNALGIIAFAFRGHNLVLEIQGTMPSNAKQPSRLPMWRGVKFAYLIIAMCLFPLAIGGYWAYGNLIPGNGGMLNALYKYHGHDTSKVILGLTSMLVVTNCLSSFQIYAMPVFDNLEMRYTSKMNKPCPRWLRCGFRVFFGCLAFFIAVAFPFLPSLAGLIGGIALPVTLAYPCFMWIIIKKPYKYGAIWCLNWILGLFGMLLSLLVFAGAIWTIVTMGIEIHFFKPR; this comes from the exons ATGGGAGACGCAGTGTTAGTGAGCATGAGCCCTGAAATTTGGAGGAACAAGGCAGATATTCCAGCAATCTCTGCTCCTCCATCTCAACTCCATTGCCCTTCAATGACAAGATCACCACTATTGGATATAGCTCCAAAAACCCCCAAAAGCCCATTAGCTTCACGTCTAATGACTCCCATAGCCAGCCCCACGAAGAAGGCAATTGCTAACGTGCAATGTTACTTGGAAGAAGTTGGCCACTTCACCAAGCTTGACCCCCAAGAAGCATGGCTTCCTATAACAGAGTCTAGGAGAGGTAACGCGTACCACTCAGCATTTCACACTTTGAGCTCTGGAATCGGAGTGCAAGCCCTTGTTCTTCCCCTAGCCTTCACCACCCTTGGCTG GACTTGGGGACTTGCAGTTCTATCACTAATTTTTATGTGGCAGTTATACACTTTATGGTTGCTGATTCAACTGCACGAATCAGAATCTGGGATGCGCTATAGCAGATACCTGAGACTATCAATGGCAGCTTTTG GCGAGAAGCTAGGGAAATTGCTTGCCCTCTTTCCAATCATGTACCTATCAGGAGGGACGTGCGTGACCCTGATTATGATCGGAGGTGGAACAATGAAAGTACTTTACCAAATTTTCTGCGGAGAAACTTGTAACATGAAGCCATTGACAACAGTAGAGTGGTACTTGTTATTTACTTGCTCGGCCATTATTCTAGCTCAGCTTCCCAACTTGAATTCCATAGCAGTAGTTTCTTTAATCGGCGCAATCACAGCTGTTAGCTACTGTACCCTTATATGGGTAGTGTCCATTATTCAAGGTAGGCCGATGAACATCTCCTATGATCCTCCACAGGAAAAATTCGATATGGCAAGTCTTTGTAGCATCCTCAATGCACTTGGGATAATAGCCTTTGCTTTCAGAGGTCACAATCTTGTGCTTGAAATACAG GGGACTATGCCATCAAATGCGAAGCAACCATCCCGTCTACCTATGTGGAGAGGAGTAAAGTTCGCATATTTAATTATAGCAATGTGTTTGTTTCCCCTTGCAATTGGTGGCTATTGGGCTTATGGAAACCTG ATACCAGGAAATGGAGGGATGTTAAATGCTCTATACAAATACCATGGACACGACACATCCAAGGTGATACTTGGATTAACAAGTATGCTTGTCGTCACTAATTGCCTCAGCTCGTTTCAGATATATGCAATGCCAGTATTTGACAATTTGGAGATGAGATACACCAGCAAAATGAATAAGCCGTGCCCAAGGTGGCTTCGCTGTGGGTTTAGGGTCTTCTTTGGCTGTTTGGCATTCTTTATAGCAGTGGCATTTCCATTCTTGCCTAGCTTGGCAGGATTGATTGGAGGGATAGCTCTACCTGTTACCTTAGCATATCCATGTTTTATGTGGATTATCATTAAGAAACCCTATAAATATGGTGCAATCTGGTGCTTGAACTGGATATTAGGGCTCTTTGGAATGCTACTCAGCCTTCTGGTGTTCGCTGGAGCAATATGGACTATTGTGACTATGGGAATAGAGATTCACTTCTTTAAGCCGAGGTAA
- the LOC110661012 gene encoding uncharacterized protein LOC110661012: MITRSNLAEQLREYQIRSKHDWASVSFFSSTSNLTSSRVDVVVFVIWELVILAFLVFSAVSLYFRHMRLAFILVCITMLLLLCMRVAKQVRLARKKKRRMLLPLSM; the protein is encoded by the exons ATGATAACGCGATCGAATCTGGCAGAGCAGTTGAGAGAGTATCAGATTCGATCCAAGCATGACTGGGCCTCTGTTTCCTTCTTCTCTTCCACTTCTAATCTAACTTCTTCAAG GGTGGATGTTGTAGTATTTGTAATATGGGAACTCGTTATTCTAGCTTTCCTTGTTTTTTCGGCAGTTTCTCTATATTTTAGGCATATGCGACTTGCTTTTATCTTAGTATGCATTACAATGCTATTGCTTTTATGCATGAGAGTTGCGAAGCAAGTGAGATTGGCCAGGAAAAAGAAACGAAGGATGCTTCTACCTTTATCCATGTAA
- the LOC110661013 gene encoding phosphoprotein ECPP44, with the protein MAEEHSKSHESETPVVVDEGSAVETKDRGLFGFLGKKEEEKPQEEVIVTEFEEKVHVSEPEHKEEEKKHGLLEKLHRSDSSSSSSDEEEGEGEEKKKKKKEKKGLKEKIKEKISGDKEEKKEEDTTVPIEKYEEAEAAHQAEEKKGFLEKIKEKLPGHNKKDEEVTPPPPPPPPPPPAEHVHTEAASPSAEAKEKKGIFEKIKEKLPGYHPKTEEEKEKEKESH; encoded by the exons ATGGCTGAGGAGCACAGCAAGAGCCATGAGTCTGAGACCCCAGTTGTTGTTGATGAGGGATCAGCTGTGGAGACCAAGGATCGTGGGTTGTTTGGTTTCTTggggaagaaagaagaagagaagccTCAAGAGGAGGTGATCGTCACAGAGTTTGAAGAGAAGGTTCACGTATCTGAACCTGAGCACAAAGAGGAGGAGAAGAAGCATGGTCTGTTGGAAAAGCTTCATCGATCAGATAGCAGTTCTAGT TCTAGCGATGAGGAAGAAGGCGAgggagaggagaagaagaagaaaaagaaggaaaagaaggGATTGAAAGAGAAGATCAAGGAGAAGATATCGGGCgacaaagaagaaaagaaggaagagGATACCACAGTCCCTATTGAGAAATACGAGGAAGCAGAAGCAGCACACCAAGCAGAAGAAAAAAAGGGTTTCcttgagaaaataaaagagaaactGCCGGGACACAACAAGAAGGATGAAGAGGTaacaccacctccacctccacctccacctccgccCCCAGCTGAACATGTTCATACAGAGGCAGCCTCTCCTTCAGCAGAGGCCAAGGAGAAGAAGGGTATCTTTGAGAAGATCAAGGAAAAGCTTCCTGGGTACCATCCAAAgacagaggaagaaaaagagaaagagaaagagtccCATTAA
- the LOC110661014 gene encoding neutral ceramidase 2 → MMSSRTYQDPHLLLLVIALAVPFALVGSTNGEYMIGVGSHDMTGPAAQVNLMGYANLEQNAAGVHFRLRARTFIVAESPQGARFAFVNLDAGMASQLVTIRVLERLRSRFGNLYTEENLAISGIHTHAGPGGYLQYLLYHVTSLGFVQQSFDAIVNAIEQSIVQAHQNLKPGSIFINTGDVKNAGINRSPSAYLLNPAQERARYPANVDKEMNLLKFVDKATGKSIGAFSWYATHGTSMSRDNKLISGDNKGAAARFFEDWFTSTTKSNSTTVMNFPTPEVDIDKLIEKAQKIKATGGQSCSKRASQAFKVRKNNGSPFVGAFCQSNVGDVTPNVLGAFCTDSGKPCDFNHSSCHGDVRLCLGRGPGYPDEILSTKIIGERQFNKAVDLFMSATEELSGKIDYRHLYLNFTDLEVDLDGKGKAKTCPAALGPGFAAGTTDGPGMFGFEQGDTEINELWGKVRDALKEPSQHQADCQKPKNVLLSTGEMFYPYAWAPAILPIQILRLGRLIILSVPGEFTTMAGRRLREAVKKTLINNGEGDFDNETHIVIAGLTNTYSQYVATIEEYGQQRYEGASTLYGPHTLSAYIQEFNKLAEALAKGERLPKTDLSPPDLSSKQYRLLLPPWIDSPPKGVKFGDMKQDITQPKDGSFKKGERPSATFWSGNPRFDLLTEGTFAVVEMLKGKRWVPVYDDDDFSLYFKWKLDNITFSSLATIEWEVPKEASSGVYRLRHFGSFKKTYKSPVEYFTGASSAFTVS, encoded by the exons ATGATGAGCAGCAGGACATATCAAGACCCACATTTACTATTGCTGGTAATTGCTTTAGCAGTTCCTTTTGCCCTTGTAGGATCCACTAATGGCGAGTACATGATTGGTGTGGGCAGCCATGACATGACTGGTCCTGCTGCTCAGGTTAATTTGATGGGCTATGCTAACCTGGAGCAGAATGCAGCTGGTGTCCATTTCCGACTAAGGGCTAGGACATTTATTGTTGCCGAGAGCCCACAAGGCGCAAGATTTGCTTTTGTTAATCTTGATGCTGGTATGGCTTCACAGCTCGTCACCATCAGAGTGCTTGAGAGACTGAGATCAAG GTTTGGAAACTTGTACACGGAAGAAAATTTGGCAATCAGTGGTATTCATACTCATGCTGGTCCTGGTGGATACCTGCAGTATCTACTCTATCATGTTACTTCTCTAGGCTTCGTCCAGCAATCATTTGATGCCATTGTCAATGCTATTGAGCAAAGCATTGTTCAGGCTCACCAAAACCTAAAGCCGGGCTCAATCTTCATCAACACAG GGGACGTAAAGAATGCAGGAATAAACAGGAGTCCAAGCGCATATCTATTAAACCCAGCACAGGAGAGAGCACGATACCCAGCTAATGTTGATAAAGAAATGAATCTTTTGAAGTTTGTAGATAAAGCAACTGGGAAAAGTATCGGAGCATTCAGCTGGTATGCTACCCATGGAACTTCTATGAGCAGAGACAATAAGCTCATCAGTGGAGACAACAAGGGTGCTGCTGCTAGGTTCTTCGAGGATTGGTTCACTTCTACAACCAAATCTAACTCAACAACAGTCATGAACTTCCCCACACCAG AGGTAGATATTGATAAATTGATTGAGAAAGCGCAAAAAATTAAGGCTACGGGAGGACAATCATGTAGTAAAAGGGCCAGCCAAGCCTTCAAGGTGAGGAAGAACAATGGTTCACCATTTGTAGGGGCATTCTGCCAATCAAATGTTGGAGACGTGACCCCAAATGTGCTAGGAGCATTTTGCACTGACAGTGGAAAACCCTGCGACTTCAACCACTCTTCGTGCCATGGCGACGTCCGCCTTTGCTTGGGCCGTGGGCCTGG ATACCCAGATGAAATATTAAGCACGAAAATCATAGGAGAGAGGCAATTCAACAAGGCCGTTGATCTGTTCATGTCTGCTACTGAGGAACTGAGTGGGAAGATTGATTATCGACATTTGTACCTAAACTTTACGGATCTTGAGGTAGATTTAGATGGAAAAGGCAAAGCCAAGACTTGTCCTGCGGCTCTTGGCCCAGGATTTGCCGCTGGAACTACAGATGGTCCTGGCATGTTTGGGTTTGAACAAGGTGACACAGAG ATCAACGAGCTCTGGGGAAAAGTGAGGGACGCTTTGAAAGAACCAAGCCAACATCAGGCGGACTGCCAGAAACCTAAGAATGTTTTGCTCTCTACTGGAGAAATGTTCTACCCTTATGCATGGGCG CCAGCAATTCTTCCAATTCAAATACTGAGGCTGGGAAGATTGATCATACTTTCCGTGCCAGGAG AGTTCACAACAATGGCTGGCCGGCGACTAAGGGAAGCAGTTAAGAAGACGTTGATTAATAATGGAGAAGGAGATTTTGATAATGAGACTCACATTGTAATAGCTGGCCTCACAAACACGTACTCACAGTATGTTGCAACTATTGAAGAATATGGACAGCAAAGATACGAG GGAGCTTCGACGCTCTATGGTCCTCATACGCTGTCAGCATATATCCAAGAATTCAATAAACTAGCAGAAGCATTGGCAAAGGGAGAACGGCTTCCGAAAACGGACTTGTCACCCCCAGACCTTTCCTCTAAACAATACAGACTCCTTCTTCCCCCCTGGATTGACTCACCTCCTAAGGGCGTAAAGTTTGGTGATATGAAACAAGATATCACTCAACCAAAAGATGGCTCATTCAAGAAGGGAGAAAGACCAAGTGCCACCTTCTGGAGTGGTAATCCAAGGTTTGACCTATTAACAGAGGGCACATTTGCAGTGGTAGAGATGCTTAAAGGGAAGCGGTGGGTTCCAGTTTATGACGATGATGATTTCAGCTTGTATTTCAAGTGGAAATTGGATAATATTACCTTTTCTAGCTTAGCAACCATAGAGTGGGAGGTGCCAAAGGAAGCTAGCTCTGGAGTTTACCGGCTAAGGCACTTTGGGTCTTTTAAGAAAACATATAAATCCCCTGTCGAATATTTTACTGGTGCATCCAGCGCTTTTACAGTGTCTTAG
- the LOC110661015 gene encoding ubiquitin-like domain-containing protein CIP73 — translation MANQCSNDGSSTSNTSGETSDATVELNIKTLDSQIYSFQVDKNIPVSAFKEKIANEIGVPVGQQRLIFRGKVLKDEHLLSEYQVENGHTLHLVARQPTQSQPSTDTSSGDTNANTGNRGNDPSAGIPPNRVGQISHSVVLGTFNVGDQGEGIVPDLTRVIGAVLNSFGIGGQTATHGIGGVQSSTTSNVSGQTPQGNETADGLQSNVGGQSQAGNQTHSGQAFPGQPFQSPPQVMPIPTAAVPLPSLRLPIPDSLSTLSEFMTRMEQALAQNGYQPNASSNSTRDVPRVELPSNVQGLQALSIILRHAEQLLGGHVITALSHIAECLEQEGASGDPSVRGRIQTESAQVGLAMQHVGSLLLELGRTILTLRMGQSPADSSVNPGPAVYISPSGPNPIMVQPFPLQTNSLFGGSALQPNPMTFSHVGIGSAPRNVNIHIHAGTSLAPVVSAIGTRANNGEGMQGEQGNGTGSGGSGLVRVLPVRNVIAAAVPSHSTGVAVSVSNASPPGLGVSISQPPSDSTSLSSVIAEVNSRLRSLVGTMQGDSQPTSGSVSSGAGNGVSSEQHNSTVINGAGESAVTLPVLMSEGDDQQNRDDHVRGSNDETRESLLSAKDVPSCSVGCSNGETSLKSEETSENVPSSSEKHDLPEGAQAVPLGLGMGSLERKSKSRQPKAVVRSGGHGTSNIPVSQNLTTGMIAQQLLQSLASRNSGADRVGANEMHSGQILPSVGRNSENSPVGEQGSSVQFDASSVMSQVVDSPALNGLLAGVSEHTGVGSPNVLRNMLQQLTQNPQIMSTVSQIAQQVESQDLGDIFSGLGSGQGSGLDLSRMVQQMMPVVSQVLGRGSAAQPFSHVEPEPQLQYNGRRSSVNEKPIDQNVQVDLQEVAQRIEHLDAPGDIFRAVAENAGRLNGNDSRTLDIVHELSNDADLVNDYIEMLQRDIHQLLQSDPGEDES, via the exons ATGGCAAATCAGTGCTCCAATGATGGTTCTAGTACAAGCAACACTTCTGGAGAAACTTCAGATGCAACTGTAGAGCTCAATATCAAGACTCTAGATTCTCAGATTTACAGTTTTCAGGTGGATAAAAAT ATTCCCGTTTCAGCATTCAAGGAGAAAATAGCTAATGAAATTGGTGTTCCAGTAGGTCAGCAAAGACTGATTTTCCGGGGAAAGGTCTTGAAGGATGAACATCTCCTTTCGGAATATC AAGTGGAGAATGGGCATACCTTGCACTTAGTTGCAAGGCAGCCAACTCAGTCTCAGCCTTCAACTGATACAAGCTCTGGTGACACAAATGCAAATACTGGTAACAGAG GAAATGATCCTAGTGCTGGCATCCCCCCAAATCGTGTTGGGCAAATATCACACAGTGTAGTTCTTGGGACCTTTAATGTTGGGGATCAAGGTGAAGGCATTGTTCCAGACCTCACTCGG GTTATTGGTGCAGTGCTGAACTCCTTCGGCATTGGTGGTCAGACTGCAACTCATGGCATTGGTGGAGTGCAGTCCTCTACCACG TCAAATGTTAGTGGCCAGACTCCTCAAGGAAATGAAACAGCAGATGGGTTACAAAGCAATGTTGGTGGTCAGAGTCAAGCAGGAAATCAAACACATTCTGGGCAGGCATTTCCTGGTCAGCCATTTCAATCACCTCCTCAAGTCATGCCAATTCCTACTGCAGCAGTACCTCTTCCTTCACTTCGCTTG CCAATCCCTGATTCTTTGAGTACACTTTCTGAGTTTATGACTCGTATGGAGCAAGCACTGGCACAAAATG GGTACCAGCCAAATGCATCTTCAAACAGCACAAGAGATGTTCCAAGGGTAGAATTACCTTCTAATGTACAGGGATTGCAAGCATTGAGCATTATTCTGCGACATGCAGAACAGCTTCTCGGTGGTCATGTGATCACTGCATTATCT CATATTGCAGAATGCTTGGAACAAGAGGGAGCTTCTGGTGATCCTTCTGTGAGGGGCAGAATTCAGACAGAATCAGCACAAGTAGGCCTTGCGATGCAGCATGTAGGTTCTCTTCTTTTGGAGCTTGGTCGGACAATCTTGACACTGCGAATGGGACAATCTCCT GCTGATTCTTCTGTAAACCCTGGACCTGCAGTTTATATATCTCCATCAGGGCCTAATCCTATCATGGTCCAG CCTTTTCCTCTACAAACCAATTCCCTCTTTGGTGGTTCTGCTCTACAACCAAATCCAATGACTTTCAGTCATGTTGGTATTGGTAGTGCCCCAAGGAACGTAAATATCCATATACATGCTG GTACCTCACTGGCACCAGTTGTATCAGCCATAGGTACCCGGGCAAATAATGGGGAGGGGATGCAAGGAGAACAAGGTAATGGTACTGGTTCTGGGGGTTCAGGCCTAGTGCGGGTTCTACCAGTGCGAAATGTCATTGCAGCAGCTGTTCCTTCACATTCTACTGGTGTTGCTGTTTCTGTTTCAAATGCCTCACCACCTGGTCTAGGTGTTTCTATTTCACAGCCTCCATCTGATTCTACATCATTATCCTCTGTAATAGCTGAAGTCAATTCACGACTTAGAAGTCTTGTCGGTACCATGCAAGGAGACAGCCAGCCTACATCAG GCTCTGTTAGTTCTGGTGCAGGCAATGGTGTAAGCAGTGAACAACACAATAGCACAGTGATTAATGGGGCAGGGGAATCTGCTGTGACCTTACCTGTGCTAATGTCTGAAGGCGATGATCAACAG AATCGGGATGATCATGTGCGAGGAAGTAATGATGAGACTAGAGAGAGTCTTTTGAGCGCAAAAGATGTCCCTTCTTGCTCAGTGGGATGTTCAAATGGAGAAACCTCACTAAAGTCAGAAGAGACTTCAGAAAATGTCCCTAGTTCCAGTGAGAAGCATGACCTTCCAGAAGGTGCTCAAGCTGTTCCACTTGGGTTGGGGATGGGGAGTTTGGAACGGAAG AGTAAAAGCAGGCAGCCAAAAGCGGTTGTGAGGAGTGGAGGTCATGGAACAAGCAATATTCCTGTCAGTCAGAACCTGACCACTGGAATGATTGCACAACAGCTTTTACAATCTCTTGCATCTCGTAACTCTGGTGCAGATAGGGTGGGTGCAAATGAGATGCATTCAGGTCAAATACTCCCATCTGTTGGCAGGAACTCGGAGAATAGTCCGGTGGGAGAGCAAGGTTCTAGTGTCCAGTTTGATGCCTCTAGTGTTATGTCTCAGGTGGTAGATAGCCCTGCCTTGAACGGTTTGTTGGCAGGTGTCTCAGAGCATACTGGGGTGGGCTCTCCCAATGTTTTAAGGAATATGTTACAACAGCTCACTCAGAACCCCCAAATAATGAGTACTGTCAGCCAAATTGCTCAGCAGGTTGAAAGCCAAGACCTTGGTGACATTTTCTCAGGTTTAGGAAGTGGCCAAGGCAGTGGCCTTGATCTTTCAAGGATGGTCCAACAAATGATGCCAGTAGTTTCCCAGGTCCTTGGACGTGGGTCAGCTGCTCAGCCATTCTCTCATGTTGAGCCTGAACCCCAGCTGCAGTATAATGGGAGGAGATCAAGTGTAAATGAAAAACCTATTGACCAAAATGTTCAG GTTGACCTCCAGGAAGTGGCTCAGAGAATTGAACATTTGGATGCCCCTGGTGATATTTTCCGTGCTGTGGCTGAAAATGCAGGGAGGTTGAATGGGAATGATAGCAGAACCCTGGACATTGTGCATGAGTTGAGCAACGATGCGGATCTCGTCAAT GATTACATAGAGATGCTACAACGTGATATACATCAGCTGCTTCAGAGTGACCCTGGGGAGGATGAGTCTTGA